A DNA window from Centroberyx gerrardi isolate f3 chromosome 5, fCenGer3.hap1.cur.20231027, whole genome shotgun sequence contains the following coding sequences:
- the matn4 gene encoding matrilin-4, whose protein sequence is MKMRHLSAVCGFILLALAAIATARPKAGPEQKCKSGPVDLIFIIDSSRSVRPHEFETMRKFMIDILSTLDIGLNATRVGVVQYSSQVHNEFSLKAHNKIESMVKGINQIIPLAQGTMTGLAIKYTMNVAFSAEEGDRPKVPNVAVIVTDGRPQDRVAEVAAEAREKGIEIYAVGVARADMTSLRAMASPPFEDHVFLVESFDLIHQFGLQFQDKLCAIDLCAEGKHDCEQICVSSPGSFTCDCNKGYKLNDDKKTCTMIDYCSFGNHSCDHECVSVLNGYHCRCNEGYRLLEDGKTCQHLDLCNTVEHGCEHQCVSTPGSYYCICPEGQLLQDDGKSCGTCKSANIDLVLLIDGSKSVRPQNFELVKKFVNQVVDSLDVSTHGTRVGLVQYSSRVRTEFPLNMYHTADEIKAAVMKVDYMEKGTMTGLALKHMVENSFSEADGARPPNRNIPRIGLVFTDGRSQDDITEWAKKAKEAGITMYAVGVGKAVEDELREIASEPVEKHFYYTTDFSAISNIAENLKLNVCPEESQGEIEVKDPCACESLVEFQQATMSTLEQLTQKLSGMTARLEDLENQLLSRK, encoded by the exons ATGAAGATGAGACATCTCAGCGCAGTGTGTGGGTTCATCCTGCTGGCCTTGGCCGCCATCGCCACCGCCAGACCGAAAGCAG GTCCTGAGCAGAAATGCAAGTCTGGTCCGGTGGATCTGATCTTCATCATCGACAGCTCTCGCAGCGTTCGGCCTCATGAGTTTGAGACCATGAGGAAGTTTATGATTGACATCCTCAGCACTCTGGACATCGGACTCAACGCCACCAGAGTCGGAGTGGTTCAGTACTCCAGCCAG GTCCACAATGAGTTCTCTCTGAAGGCCCATAACAAGATAGAGTCTATGGTGAAAGGCATCAACCAGATCATTCCCCTGGCTCAGGGCACCATGACCGGACTGGCCATCAAATACACCATGAATGTAGCCTTCAGCgctgaggagggagacaggccAAAG GTCCCCAACGTGGCTGTGATCGTGACAGACGGACGTCCTCAGGACCGCGTGGCGGAGGTGGCAGCCGAGGCCAGGGAGAAAGGCATTGAGATCTACGCTGTGGGAGTGGCCAGAGCTGACATGACATCACTGAGAGCCATGGCCTCCCCGCCCTTCGAGGACCACGTCTTCCTGGTCGAGTCGTTCGATCTGATCCACCAGTTCGGACTGCAGTTCCAGGATAAGCTCTGTG CCATAGATCTGTGTGCTGAGGGGAAACATGACTGTGAGCAAATCTGCGTCAGCTCTCCTGGCTCCTTTACCTGCGACTGCAACAAAGGATACAAACTCAACGACGACAAGAAGACCTGCACAA TGATCGACTACTGTTCGTTTGGGAACCACAGTTGTGATcatgagtgtgtgagcgtgctCAATGGCTATCACTGCCGCTGTAACGAGGGATACAGGCTGCTGGAAGATGGCAAGACCTGCCAGC ACCTGGACCTGTGTAACACAGTGGAGCACGGCTGTGAGCACCAGTGTGTGAGCACTCCAGGATCTTACTACTGTATCTGCCCAGAGGGTCAGCTGCTGCAGGACGACGGCAAGAGCTGCGGCA CCTGCAAGTCGGCCAACATTGACCTGGTGCTCCTGATTGACGGCTCCAAGAGTGTCCGCCCTCAAAACTTTGAGCTGGTCAAAAAGTTTGTCAACCAG GTGGTGGACTCTCTGGATGTGTCTACTCATGGCACCAGGGTCGGCCTAGTCCAGTACTCCAGCCGGGTCAGGACCGAGTTCCCTCTCAACATGTACCACACCGCTGACGAGATCAAAGCTGCCGTCATGAAG GTGGATTACATGGAGAAAGGCACTATGACTGGCCTGGCCCTAAAGCACATGGTGGAGAACAGCTTCTCAGAGGCCGACGGCGCTCGCCCTCCCAACCGCAACATCCCCCGCATCGGCCTGGTCTTCACAGACGGACGCTCCCAGGACGACATCACAGAGTGGGCCAAGAAGGCCAAGGAAGCTG GTATCACCATGTACGCAGTGGGTGTTGGTAAAGCTGTGGAGGACGAGCTTCGTGAGATTGCCTCGGAGCCTGTGGAGAAACATTTCTACTACACCACCGACTTCTCCGCCATCAGCAACATCGCTGAGAACCTCAAACTCAATGTCTGCCCAG AGGAGAGTCAGGGGGAGATCGAGGTGAAGGACCCATGTGCCTGTGAGAGCCTGGTGGAGTTCCAGCAGGCCACCATGAGCACCCTGGAGCAgctcacacagaaac TGTCCGGGATGACGGCTCGTCTGGAGGACCTGGAGAACCAGCTGCTCTCCAGGAAGTGA